The Bacillus sp. F19 DNA segment AAATACGATTGTGGTTGCTTCAGGGGGACAGGGGCAAGGCGAAGAAATAACGGAAGCAGAGGCCATCAGCAGAATCCTGCAAGATCATGGAATAGAGGAATCCCGTATAATAAAAGAATCAAAGTCTACAAGTACGATAGAAAATTTGACCTTCTCAAAAGCAATGCTTCCTCCAAGTGCGAAAAAAGGTCTCATTGTAACAAATGATTTCCACATCTACCGTTCATGCATGGCTGCAAAAGATCTTGGTCTTGATGCCAAAGGGCTCGCAGCTAAAACGCCAAAAATGGCTATCTTAAAATCATATACAAGAGAATATTTAGCCATCACAAATTACTATGTAAAGAGCCGTTAAAAGGCAAAATAAAAAGAACCATCTTTTCCGTCTCCATGGAAATGGTTCTTGTATTTTTGCTTATATAGCTGCTCTTTTTTTGTTTTTGTTTGTCTAGTGCGCAAATCCTGAAAAACAAATGGGCTTCTTCCAGCCTCCGGATTTCTTTCTCCTTCTCGCAATTTCTTTAATCGCTGTTTTTTTGCCTTAGATTGACTCATACTTAAACACTCCTTGTCATGTATTTCTATCTAGTATACGAGGAAATGCACCTTTTTGTACAGTAAATGGAAAAAACAGACTGTGTCTGCTTCTTAAAGGATGCATTGAATGAAAGGTTTGCTGGCCATTTTTAAAATAGTCGCTGATAAATTTTAATATTGAATGCAAATCAATTAAATGAGGGGCGGAATAAAATTCACTGCTTGCAAATGAAGCAGTGCGTTTTCTTATTTTATATTTCAATATTCAGTATATATGAATAACTCAAAATTGTTTGACTATTAGATTCTATAAAATGTATAATTCTAGAGATGAATATTATATTTAAAAAGTTCTAGTCAGCTGGAATGAATGCCTGCAATCAGAGATAAGGGGGAGCAGCATGATTGTTTTTGACAAGGTAAACAAATATTTTGGTGATTTCCAGGTTTTAAAAAACATTAATTTAACGATAAAAAAGGGAGAAGTGGTCGTGAT contains these protein-coding regions:
- a CDS encoding YdcF family protein; this translates as MKIKLPIRKILFTLVGIGLIYTGFLHYNIHRYSSEKPIVDADYLIVLGAKVNGTVPSLALQYRADAAAEYLIENPNTIVVASGGQGQGEEITEAEAISRILQDHGIEESRIIKESKSTSTIENLTFSKAMLPPSAKKGLIVTNDFHIYRSCMAAKDLGLDAKGLAAKTPKMAILKSYTREYLAITNYYVKSR